A part of Candidatus Electrothrix aestuarii genomic DNA contains:
- a CDS encoding M48 family metalloprotease yields the protein MIYNNLIYFLAVIFVVSTATAPEQPGVAPWIGLPLFGLLLAAFSFFVRKLFSTPQYLSSKRYFAAEKKASILATLLFIASFFVFDLKYYTRYLSVNNTLSTLSNLGGVLIFLCFLVLIWLQALPSYRRLFSSSVTPRDFVLNNISLNLTIILPWLVLSFVLDVLKSSSLQWLGSWLNGAWGDLFVFLLLLVFLALLFPPVVHRLWRCTPMEPGPLRSAIERFFRRQNFSSQILYWPLFEGKMVTAGVMGIIPRFRYLLLTPALLDALGQDELEAVLAHEIGHVKRYHLVLYIFLFLGFSLLAEAMAEPLRLLLLNNDLFYRVLMWSHIPGEKLLTFFEAILLFSLMLLYFRFLFGYFIRNFERQADLYVFKAQQTAFPLIRSFEKIAAMSGNIRDKKNWHHFGIGERIDFLEKCERQPRYIRLHDWKVYSSLVLYFFLMGVTSWSLHRLDTEKLYDSSQDHYVKVILEEKLREEPKNSRWLQLFGDLMVKKGKESAAIQAYEKALRTPPVSPDLANNIAWLLLTAEDSSMRDPVRALDLASSAARFSEQGYILDTLATALWANGRLKEAIATEEKAAQLDPENLAYYQSRIEKFQKESWR from the coding sequence ATGATCTATAATAATTTAATATATTTTTTGGCAGTGATTTTTGTTGTCTCCACTGCCACAGCGCCAGAGCAACCAGGAGTGGCGCCCTGGATTGGTTTGCCCCTCTTTGGCCTGCTTTTAGCAGCCTTTTCTTTTTTTGTCAGGAAGTTATTCTCCACCCCGCAGTACCTCAGCTCCAAAAGATATTTTGCTGCGGAAAAAAAGGCATCTATCCTGGCAACACTTCTTTTTATTGCATCTTTCTTTGTCTTTGATCTGAAGTACTATACCCGGTACCTCTCCGTTAATAATACCCTGTCGACCTTGTCGAACCTTGGCGGGGTGCTGATTTTTCTCTGCTTCTTGGTGCTGATATGGCTTCAGGCCCTGCCAAGTTATCGGCGTCTTTTCAGTAGCTCAGTGACCCCACGCGATTTTGTCCTCAATAATATCAGCCTGAACCTGACCATCATTCTTCCCTGGCTGGTCCTGTCCTTTGTCCTTGATGTGCTGAAGAGCAGTTCTCTGCAATGGCTTGGGAGCTGGCTGAATGGGGCCTGGGGAGATCTTTTTGTTTTTTTGCTCCTGCTCGTGTTTCTGGCCCTGCTTTTTCCGCCGGTTGTACATCGTCTCTGGCGATGTACTCCTATGGAACCCGGTCCCCTTCGTTCTGCTATTGAGCGTTTTTTTCGTCGGCAGAATTTTTCTTCTCAAATTCTCTATTGGCCCTTATTTGAGGGGAAAATGGTGACTGCCGGGGTCATGGGGATTATCCCCAGATTCAGGTACCTCCTGCTGACCCCGGCCCTGCTGGATGCTCTGGGTCAGGATGAGCTGGAGGCGGTTCTTGCCCATGAGATAGGTCATGTGAAGAGATATCATCTGGTCCTGTATATTTTTCTTTTTCTCGGCTTCAGTTTGCTGGCAGAAGCAATGGCGGAACCGCTCCGTCTTCTCTTGCTTAATAACGATCTGTTTTATCGGGTGTTGATGTGGAGTCATATCCCAGGGGAAAAATTGCTGACTTTTTTTGAGGCAATACTCCTCTTTTCCCTGATGCTGCTGTATTTTCGTTTCCTCTTTGGCTATTTTATCAGGAATTTTGAGCGGCAGGCTGATCTCTATGTCTTCAAGGCGCAACAGACTGCTTTCCCCTTGATCCGCTCTTTTGAAAAGATCGCGGCCATGAGCGGCAATATTCGCGACAAGAAGAACTGGCACCATTTTGGGATTGGTGAGCGGATTGACTTTTTAGAAAAGTGTGAGCGGCAGCCTAGATATATTCGTTTGCATGACTGGAAGGTCTATAGCAGTCTTGTACTTTATTTTTTCTTGATGGGTGTGACTTCCTGGTCCCTGCATCGTCTGGACACGGAAAAGCTCTATGATAGTTCACAGGATCATTATGTCAAAGTCATCCTTGAGGAAAAATTACGAGAGGAACCGAAAAACAGTCGTTGGCTTCAGTTGTTCGGTGATCTGATGGTGAAAAAAGGCAAGGAGTCTGCGGCCATTCAGGCCTATGAGAAGGCCTTGCGTACGCCGCCTGTTTCTCCTGATCTTGCCAATAATATAGCCTGGTTGCTTCTGACAGCAGAAGACAGCAGTATGCGTGACCCGGTCCGGGCCCTGGATTTAGCCAGCTCAGCTGCTCGTTTCTCTGAGCAAGGCTATATACTTGATACCCTGGCCACGGCTCTCTGGGCTAATGGAAGGCTGAAAGAGGCTATTGCCACCGAGGAAAAGGCGGCTCAGCTGGATCCGGAAAATCTCGCGTATTATCAATCCAGAATAGAAAAATTTCAGAAAGAGTCCTGGAGGTAG
- a CDS encoding NAD(P)-dependent oxidoreductase, whose amino-acid sequence MRQESQKKQRRLGVLIGGSGLIGGTLAHYFKSKTPEEFDIRAPSSKKLSIRTSQDIILYLQRVKPDFVINAAMASLDSDAQLAFETNYLGNVNLARACAALKIPYLYLSSAAVLPHGKNLVEEDRLPLKPNMTNYAKSKIMAETTLEYMGETQGLDYTVIRVGIVYGEHDHKIQGFHRLLFTIADESMPFLFTKRKVKHSHTNANKLPYFVHHILNHREEFSRQTYHFVDKEPVAFDDLVLTIRAYLELKKPREIYVPYYCVRIGAFCLERLARFLGWFGISARLPPEYMFLKDLYCSQTLSREKLDQSSFVDPEPEENIYTRLPSLIVYYLTRWGHLNLITRFKNEFFADTLEDDFLYHPQELLRSVHADSIAPFPELVEEGGENEESSYATN is encoded by the coding sequence ATGAGGCAGGAATCACAGAAAAAACAACGTCGTCTCGGCGTCCTTATCGGTGGGTCCGGTTTGATAGGCGGTACCCTTGCCCATTATTTTAAGTCCAAGACACCGGAGGAGTTTGACATCCGGGCCCCGAGTTCCAAGAAACTTTCCATCAGAACTTCCCAGGATATCATCCTCTACCTGCAACGGGTGAAGCCGGACTTTGTCATTAATGCGGCAATGGCTTCCCTGGATTCAGATGCCCAGCTGGCCTTTGAAACCAACTATCTCGGCAATGTGAACTTGGCACGGGCCTGTGCCGCCCTGAAGATTCCCTACCTCTACTTGAGCTCTGCCGCTGTTCTGCCGCACGGGAAAAATCTTGTGGAAGAGGATCGGCTCCCACTCAAACCCAATATGACCAATTATGCCAAATCCAAAATCATGGCTGAGACGACCCTGGAGTATATGGGAGAAACACAGGGACTTGATTACACGGTTATTCGGGTGGGAATTGTCTACGGCGAGCACGATCATAAAATCCAGGGATTTCATCGTCTGCTTTTTACCATTGCCGATGAATCCATGCCCTTTCTTTTCACCAAAAGGAAGGTGAAGCATTCGCACACCAATGCCAATAAACTCCCCTATTTTGTCCATCATATCCTGAACCATCGGGAGGAGTTTTCCCGGCAGACCTATCACTTTGTCGATAAAGAACCTGTGGCCTTTGATGACTTGGTTCTGACGATCAGGGCTTATCTTGAGCTGAAAAAACCACGGGAAATATATGTCCCTTACTATTGTGTGCGGATAGGGGCGTTTTGTTTGGAACGGCTCGCCCGTTTTCTCGGTTGGTTCGGCATCAGCGCCCGCCTGCCTCCGGAATATATGTTTCTCAAAGATCTTTATTGCTCCCAGACTCTCTCCAGAGAGAAACTGGATCAGTCGAGTTTTGTCGATCCGGAACCGGAAGAGAATATCTATACCCGGCTCCCCAGCCTGATCGTCTATTATCTGACCCGCTGGGGGCATCTCAACTTGATTACCCGTTTTAAAAATGAATTTTTTGCTGATACCCTGGAGGATGATTTTCTCTATCACCCTCAGGAGTTATTGCGCAGTGTGCATGCGGATTCCATAGCGCCTTTCCCGGAGTTGGTGGAAGAAGGAGGTGAAAATGAAGAATCATCGTACGCCACGAATTAA
- a CDS encoding NADP-dependent isocitrate dehydrogenase — MSKIQVKNPIVELDGDEMTRIIWAFIKEKLILPYLDVDLKYYDLSVQKRDETNDQITVDAANAIKEHRVGVKCATITPDEGRVEEFDLKEMWKSPNGTIRNIIGGTVFRQPIICSNIPRLVPGWTKPIVIGRHAFGDQYRATDFLVPGPGKLTMKFEPADGGEAQEYEVFDFPSSGCAMGMYNLDDSIRGFARSCMNYGLNLGWPVYLSTKNTIMKKYDGRFKDLFQEVFEAEFADKFAKAGITYEHRLIDDMVAAALKWEGGFVWACKNYDGDVQSDTVAQGFGSLGLMTSVLMTEDGQTVEAEAAHGTVTRHYREHQKGNATSTNPIASIFAWTRGLSYRGTFDNTPEVVKFAETLEKVCVETVEAGFMTKDLALLVGGDQGWLTTEEFLAKLDENLQAAMA; from the coding sequence ATGTCTAAAATACAGGTTAAAAATCCTATCGTAGAGCTTGACGGCGACGAGATGACTCGAATCATCTGGGCCTTTATCAAGGAAAAACTTATCCTGCCCTATCTGGACGTTGACCTGAAATACTACGATCTTTCGGTCCAGAAACGGGATGAGACCAACGATCAGATCACCGTGGATGCGGCCAATGCAATCAAGGAGCATCGGGTCGGGGTGAAATGCGCCACCATCACCCCGGATGAGGGCAGGGTTGAGGAGTTTGACCTCAAAGAGATGTGGAAATCACCCAACGGGACCATCCGGAACATCATCGGCGGCACGGTCTTCCGCCAGCCGATCATCTGTAGCAATATCCCCCGTCTGGTTCCTGGCTGGACCAAGCCTATTGTTATCGGTCGTCATGCCTTTGGTGATCAGTACCGGGCCACGGATTTTCTGGTTCCCGGGCCGGGCAAGCTGACCATGAAGTTCGAGCCAGCAGACGGCGGTGAAGCGCAGGAATACGAGGTCTTCGACTTCCCGTCTTCCGGCTGCGCTATGGGTATGTACAACCTGGATGATTCCATCCGAGGCTTTGCCCGTTCCTGCATGAACTACGGTCTCAATCTGGGCTGGCCTGTGTACCTGTCCACCAAAAACACCATCATGAAGAAGTACGATGGTCGATTCAAGGATCTTTTTCAGGAGGTCTTTGAAGCAGAATTCGCGGATAAATTCGCCAAGGCAGGTATCACCTATGAGCACCGCCTGATTGACGACATGGTTGCTGCGGCCCTGAAATGGGAAGGCGGTTTTGTCTGGGCCTGCAAGAATTATGACGGTGATGTGCAGTCTGACACCGTTGCCCAGGGCTTTGGCTCTTTGGGCCTGATGACCTCTGTTCTGATGACCGAAGACGGCCAAACCGTAGAGGCTGAGGCTGCCCACGGCACCGTGACCCGTCATTATCGCGAGCACCAGAAGGGCAATGCCACCTCCACCAACCCCATTGCCTCTATCTTTGCCTGGACCCGTGGCCTGAGCTATCGTGGTACCTTTGACAACACCCCTGAGGTGGTCAAATTTGCCGAGACCCTGGAGAAGGTCTGTGTGGAAACTGTGGAAGCCGGTTTCATGACCAAGGACCTTGCTCTGCTGGTGGGTGGAGATCAGGGTTGGTTGACCACAGAAGAGTTCCTGGCCAAACTGGATGAGAATCTACAGGCGGCTATGGCCTGA
- the cmr6 gene encoding type III-B CRISPR module RAMP protein Cmr6: protein MTELKMRRDVFNTLEPSDWKNPSLFFDKGFKEWKEKDGDRGTDIGEHIRAVCDFPVPDIYIAAYRRWLGETVDKARFAPWYGELKGTRLFIGLGMAHVLEAQVCRHPVYGMPYIPGSALKGLARAKAREYAQKQKDREQVKQFNKVIDILFGTSTDVEETDAGYLIFHDAWWIPKQEGGCEDKPYVPEVVTVHAAEYYANQGREGTPHPDMESPNPNQQLAVQGSFYFVVEGAQQWAELGRKFLTIALEEEGIGCKVAAGYGYFEEEEGRRKEREAREQEERKRLADIEAEKEAQRVADEKAEQEKIAAEKEAALLASLTPEKRLIHELKVLLDQYGSLTHKLGAEATKIQGELQGQIKRMLNHDKWSEADVTDREEALKSIEHAVSLSKLSKKAKKKRLNTARALLKTKDGE from the coding sequence ATGACGGAGCTTAAAATGCGACGGGATGTCTTTAATACACTTGAGCCATCTGACTGGAAAAATCCCAGTTTGTTCTTTGACAAAGGGTTTAAGGAATGGAAAGAAAAGGATGGAGACAGGGGTACAGACATAGGCGAACACATCAGAGCGGTCTGCGACTTCCCGGTTCCTGATATCTACATAGCAGCTTACCGCCGCTGGCTTGGAGAAACAGTGGATAAAGCTCGCTTCGCCCCTTGGTACGGGGAGCTCAAGGGTACCCGCCTCTTCATCGGTCTGGGTATGGCCCACGTCCTGGAGGCCCAGGTCTGCCGCCACCCAGTCTACGGCATGCCCTATATCCCTGGCTCAGCCCTGAAAGGGTTGGCCCGTGCTAAAGCCCGAGAGTATGCCCAAAAACAGAAAGATCGGGAACAGGTCAAACAGTTCAATAAGGTGATAGATATTCTCTTCGGCACCAGCACTGATGTCGAAGAAACCGATGCAGGCTATCTGATTTTTCACGATGCCTGGTGGATCCCCAAACAAGAAGGCGGTTGCGAAGATAAACCTTATGTCCCCGAAGTCGTCACTGTCCATGCAGCGGAATATTATGCAAATCAGGGGAGAGAAGGTACTCCTCATCCTGATATGGAATCACCGAACCCCAATCAGCAATTAGCAGTGCAGGGGAGTTTCTATTTTGTGGTTGAGGGAGCGCAGCAATGGGCGGAGTTGGGTAGGAAATTTCTTACCATTGCCCTGGAGGAAGAAGGGATTGGCTGCAAGGTTGCTGCGGGGTATGGGTATTTTGAGGAAGAGGAGGGACGTAGAAAAGAAAGAGAAGCGAGGGAACAGGAGGAGCGGAAACGACTTGCCGATATAGAGGCAGAAAAAGAGGCTCAGCGGGTAGCTGATGAAAAAGCAGAGCAGGAAAAGATTGCTGCCGAAAAAGAGGCTGCATTGCTTGCCAGTCTGACTCCAGAGAAACGGTTGATTCACGAACTGAAGGTCTTGTTGGATCAATACGGGAGCCTTACTCATAAGCTTGGTGCAGAAGCAACGAAAATCCAAGGTGAGCTTCAAGGGCAGATAAAAAGAATGCTGAATCACGATAAGTGGTCTGAAGCAGACGTCACCGATAGAGAGGAGGCCCTGAAAAGCATTGAACATGCTGTGTCATTGTCAAAGTTGAGTAAAAAAGCCAAGAAAAAGAGACTGAACACAGCAAGGGCATTGCTGAAAACAAAAGACGGTGAATAG
- the cmr5 gene encoding type III-B CRISPR module-associated protein Cmr5, giving the protein MQTRQQKDALQALGDVQSILGKGEEFQKSYATAVHRFPFLIRQNGLQQTLAFYAGKAHAKKKENEQDGRSTAEGQFLDQILKTLSLYRADLKYVDVLGKLAKADLQSYMLHTRRCLEVAIWYRRFVESVLKIDATGTSTEQTTDRGENHDGA; this is encoded by the coding sequence ATGCAAACACGACAACAGAAGGATGCATTGCAGGCCTTGGGAGATGTGCAAAGCATTTTGGGAAAAGGAGAAGAATTTCAGAAAAGTTACGCCACCGCTGTTCATCGTTTTCCTTTTCTGATCCGGCAGAATGGCCTCCAGCAGACCCTTGCCTTTTATGCGGGTAAAGCACATGCAAAAAAGAAGGAGAATGAGCAGGATGGAAGAAGCACCGCCGAGGGACAATTTCTTGACCAAATTTTAAAAACGCTAAGTTTATATCGTGCTGATCTCAAATATGTTGATGTGTTGGGAAAACTAGCGAAAGCTGACCTGCAAAGCTACATGCTTCATACCCGTCGCTGTCTGGAAGTGGCTATCTGGTATCGGCGCTTTGTTGAAAGCGTATTGAAGATCGATGCCACGGGAACTTCCACCGAACAAACAACGGACAGAGGGGAGAACCATGACGGAGCTTAA
- the cmr4 gene encoding type III-B CRISPR module RAMP protein Cmr4, translating into METMCYYIHALTALHAGTGQGVGVVDLPIAREKSTGLPIVPGSGIKGVLREELNPSNAGADDLQPCEDSDGNTKEKEQCWEALFGPTAQDAEKGGFAGALNIQDAQLLCLPVRSVYGVFAWVTCPFILERYRRDSKQIVGTSPDWGMPCLEDGEKAWVTDDSKIDEKEKVFLEDLDFDVLKNNGNVNTLADKIAAAIFPNDDTWQRFFKERFMIIPDNVFSFLAETATEVRARIKLKEGTRTVEKGALWYEENLPAETLLWGMIGCDRSRSENHTGTAKDLMKHFQEQIGAEKGLQIGGNATVGRGRVRWVPGQLGA; encoded by the coding sequence ATGGAAACGATGTGTTATTATATCCACGCATTAACCGCCCTCCATGCGGGAACAGGCCAAGGCGTCGGAGTGGTGGACCTGCCCATTGCCCGGGAAAAATCAACCGGCCTGCCCATTGTACCGGGCAGCGGGATTAAAGGAGTGCTGCGTGAAGAATTGAACCCCTCAAATGCTGGAGCGGATGATCTTCAGCCTTGCGAGGATTCGGATGGAAACACAAAAGAAAAAGAACAATGTTGGGAAGCCCTGTTTGGCCCAACCGCTCAAGATGCAGAAAAAGGGGGTTTTGCCGGTGCTTTGAACATCCAGGATGCCCAACTCCTCTGCCTGCCGGTGCGCTCCGTGTACGGAGTCTTTGCTTGGGTGACTTGTCCGTTTATTCTGGAGCGGTATCGACGGGATTCAAAACAGATAGTTGGTACATCTCCTGACTGGGGAATGCCCTGTCTGGAGGATGGGGAGAAGGCTTGGGTCACGGATGACAGTAAGATTGACGAAAAAGAAAAGGTCTTTCTTGAAGATTTGGATTTTGATGTTCTCAAAAACAACGGCAATGTTAATACTCTGGCTGATAAAATTGCCGCTGCGATTTTCCCAAACGATGATACATGGCAGAGATTTTTCAAAGAACGCTTCATGATCATCCCGGACAACGTATTCAGCTTTCTGGCTGAAACAGCCACCGAAGTGCGAGCACGAATCAAGTTGAAGGAAGGCACCCGTACAGTGGAAAAAGGCGCTTTATGGTACGAAGAAAACTTGCCCGCTGAAACCCTGCTCTGGGGCATGATTGGTTGTGATCGTTCCCGTTCTGAAAATCATACAGGAACAGCTAAAGACCTGATGAAGCATTTTCAGGAGCAGATTGGGGCGGAAAAAGGTTTGCAAATCGGCGGTAATGCCACGGTTGGCCGTGGCCGAGTGCGCTGGGTTCCCGGACAGTTGGGGGCGTAG
- a CDS encoding type III-B CRISPR module-associated Cmr3 family protein, which produces MSDKSNNSPAYLFEPKSPLVFRTGRPFDQAGDPVSLDFPLPSTLAGACRTAIGDVKGWDFAEKIQELKDTPVHGPLAALITEDGATQPLFPKPADAAYMREQGQKNAEVLHPRESPPDTWSDLQDKPGKDLELVYLPEDAEGKPVSGAGWWNQTHLTNWLLGKGLPAETLPEDLGWSGPQQELRTHVQLESKTFAAATGQLFQTNNLSFAPGRLNKDENRHEGWGKEQYGLLAHLPNDDLKETAQLFRRIGGEGRIAHMKQHAEGWPGIPEALTSALGKLEQGKELRGIRLVLATPALFTYGWRPGWIKDDMIGCPPGFSEEDKYTICLRLKAFITPRWEPVSGWDLVKNSQDNTEDKQDKKGKGAARAVRRMVPAGAVYWFEVEQGHKHLPKLWLQPISDLPQDRNDGYGLVLPGIWKR; this is translated from the coding sequence ATGAGTGATAAAAGCAACAATAGCCCCGCCTATCTTTTTGAACCCAAATCCCCTCTGGTCTTCCGCACCGGCAGACCCTTTGATCAGGCAGGCGACCCGGTTTCCCTGGATTTTCCTCTGCCTTCCACCCTTGCCGGGGCCTGTCGGACTGCAATCGGCGATGTGAAAGGATGGGATTTCGCTGAAAAAATACAGGAATTGAAGGACACTCCGGTACATGGCCCGCTGGCCGCTCTCATCACTGAAGATGGTGCAACGCAACCTCTCTTTCCCAAACCGGCAGATGCCGCGTATATGCGAGAGCAAGGACAGAAAAACGCTGAGGTACTGCATCCGCGAGAAAGTCCGCCAGACACTTGGTCTGATCTCCAGGATAAGCCGGGGAAGGATTTGGAACTGGTCTATCTCCCTGAAGACGCTGAAGGAAAACCCGTATCTGGGGCTGGCTGGTGGAACCAAACCCATTTAACAAACTGGTTATTGGGGAAAGGCCTTCCAGCAGAAACGTTACCTGAAGATTTAGGATGGTCCGGCCCGCAGCAGGAGCTGCGCACTCATGTGCAGCTGGAGTCAAAAACCTTTGCCGCTGCAACTGGCCAACTCTTTCAGACCAATAATCTCTCTTTCGCTCCTGGACGATTAAACAAGGACGAGAACCGACACGAGGGTTGGGGCAAGGAGCAGTACGGTCTGCTGGCCCATTTGCCAAATGATGACCTGAAAGAGACGGCACAGCTTTTCCGCCGTATCGGGGGCGAGGGCCGAATTGCGCATATGAAGCAGCACGCTGAAGGTTGGCCGGGAATCCCGGAAGCGCTGACCTCTGCGCTGGGTAAGCTGGAGCAGGGCAAAGAACTCCGAGGCATTCGCCTTGTTCTGGCAACCCCGGCTTTATTCACCTACGGCTGGCGACCTGGCTGGATTAAAGATGACATGATAGGTTGTCCACCGGGATTCTCTGAGGAAGATAAGTACACTATCTGTCTACGGCTCAAAGCCTTTATCACTCCGCGTTGGGAACCGGTTTCTGGCTGGGATTTGGTGAAAAATTCTCAAGATAATACTGAAGATAAACAGGATAAAAAGGGAAAAGGTGCGGCCCGTGCTGTCCGCCGGATGGTGCCTGCTGGGGCTGTGTACTGGTTTGAGGTCGAACAAGGCCACAAACATCTTCCTAAACTCTGGTTGCAACCAATCAGTGATTTACCCCAAGATCGAAATGACGGCTACGGCTTGGTTCTGCCGGGTATCTGGAAAAGATAA
- the cas10 gene encoding type III-B CRISPR-associated protein Cas10/Cmr2, with protein MSDQETWLISLSIGPVQDFISAALRTRDLWFGSHMLSEVSKAAAIAINNYQGAKTELIFPDAENSDELKPLEVNVANRIVAKVWGDKNIVKDIIKTGKQDAQDKLKDFISTAKGRAEKKYGVSLRDKDTDDIWSSQADPKDLLDLYGTAARITEQGDKGYQEAKERLDRTSTARKNSRNFSQSAEEPNDKPFYGLPKSSLDGRRETVLEKIDDKEKDKRIRRRLRMGKGEQLDAMGLVKRLAGENPDQFTPTTRIAIDPWIRKIKEAENGQHDLEKIRAKLKTHADALLRAGLMTHVKGNKRKDELEGIYQDVPFDAGLLYQGVLDEAIRKIREEKSSNELEILKKLRNKLVSIWKNHGKPCPYYAMLLADGDNMGRLIKAAQSDTHHKKISECLSDFARSVPETARKEAYRAHCIYAGGDDVLLMAPLDTVLLLADELRKAFTTTLKDVADDLKQEPPTFSVGIVIAHMQTPIGRVRRLVSKAEKLAKDGFKETDDPRNALAIIVDPRSGAEMSFRAKWERDPAQKQDGDELNEQKSSVEELNALAKLYRDDKLPSGFGYELRQIEQLVHDMEENEQAQKIAELEMQRILNRKNQSGGGEKVDGDTIKDVIAHAQQKQENNNEIFDIESVYKEHLIARWLGAHGEERG; from the coding sequence ATGAGCGACCAAGAAACCTGGCTCATCAGCCTCTCCATAGGCCCGGTTCAGGACTTCATCTCCGCTGCCCTCCGCACCCGCGATCTTTGGTTCGGCTCCCACATGCTCTCGGAAGTGAGCAAGGCCGCTGCCATTGCCATTAATAATTATCAGGGCGCAAAGACGGAACTGATCTTTCCTGACGCAGAAAATAGCGACGAACTCAAACCCCTTGAAGTCAACGTCGCCAACCGGATTGTGGCGAAAGTGTGGGGGGATAAGAATATTGTAAAAGATATTATCAAGACCGGGAAACAAGATGCCCAAGACAAACTGAAAGACTTTATCAGCACAGCAAAGGGGAGAGCCGAGAAAAAATACGGCGTGAGCCTGCGTGACAAAGATACCGATGACATTTGGAGTAGCCAAGCTGACCCAAAAGACCTCCTTGATCTCTACGGCACTGCCGCCCGGATTACTGAGCAGGGAGATAAAGGATACCAGGAGGCCAAGGAACGCCTTGACCGAACAAGCACGGCACGAAAAAACAGCCGGAATTTCAGTCAATCTGCGGAGGAACCCAATGATAAGCCTTTTTACGGCCTGCCCAAATCTTCCCTGGACGGACGGCGGGAAACGGTTCTGGAAAAAATAGACGACAAGGAAAAAGATAAACGCATTCGGCGCAGGCTGCGCATGGGTAAAGGAGAGCAGCTGGATGCGATGGGGCTGGTTAAGCGACTAGCTGGCGAAAACCCGGATCAGTTCACCCCCACCACCCGCATCGCTATTGATCCGTGGATACGGAAGATCAAGGAGGCTGAAAATGGACAGCATGATCTGGAAAAAATCCGGGCTAAGCTAAAAACTCATGCAGATGCATTGTTACGTGCTGGCTTGATGACCCATGTGAAAGGCAATAAACGGAAAGACGAACTGGAGGGAATATATCAAGATGTACCCTTTGATGCGGGCTTGCTGTACCAAGGTGTACTTGATGAAGCCATCCGGAAAATTAGGGAGGAAAAAAGCTCCAACGAACTGGAAATTCTGAAAAAACTGCGCAATAAATTGGTTTCTATCTGGAAAAATCACGGTAAACCCTGCCCGTACTACGCCATGCTGCTTGCTGACGGCGACAACATGGGACGCCTGATTAAAGCTGCTCAAAGCGACACGCATCATAAAAAAATATCGGAATGCTTGTCTGACTTTGCCCGTAGTGTGCCGGAAACTGCAAGAAAAGAAGCATATCGTGCTCACTGCATCTACGCAGGCGGTGATGATGTCCTGCTCATGGCCCCGCTGGATACCGTGCTCCTGTTGGCCGACGAGTTACGCAAAGCCTTTACCACAACCTTGAAAGACGTTGCAGATGACTTAAAGCAAGAACCGCCCACCTTCAGCGTCGGCATTGTCATCGCCCATATGCAGACACCTATAGGGCGAGTGCGCAGACTGGTCAGCAAGGCAGAAAAACTTGCCAAGGACGGGTTCAAGGAGACAGACGACCCCCGCAATGCCTTAGCAATCATCGTTGATCCCCGTTCCGGGGCAGAGATGAGTTTTCGGGCTAAATGGGAAAGAGACCCGGCCCAAAAACAAGATGGTGATGAACTGAACGAGCAGAAAAGTTCGGTTGAAGAGCTGAATGCACTTGCCAAACTGTATCGGGATGACAAACTGCCCTCTGGCTTCGGCTATGAACTACGGCAGATCGAACAGCTAGTTCACGATATGGAGGAAAACGAGCAAGCCCAAAAGATTGCCGAACTGGAGATGCAGCGCATCCTCAACCGCAAAAATCAGAGCGGTGGAGGGGAAAAGGTAGATGGAGATACCATAAAAGACGTCATTGCCCATGCTCAACAGAAGCAAGAGAACAATAATGAGATTTTTGATATCGAGTCCGTGTATAAAGAACACCTGATCGCCCGCTGGCTGGGCGCACACGGGGAGGAAAGAGGATGA